Within the Deltaproteobacteria bacterium genome, the region CGAGCGCGAGAGCACCGTCGTCGCGTCGAGGTGCGCGAAGGTGGTCGCCGGCGCCGGGTCGGTGAGGTCGTCCGCGGGGACGTAGATCGCCTGCACCGAGGTGATCGAGCCCTTCTGGGTGGTGGTGATCCGCTCCTGCAGCTCGCCCATCTCGGTGGAGAGGGTGGGCTGGTAGCCGACCGCGGAGGGGATCCGGCCCAGGAGCGCCGAAACCTCCGAGCCTGCCTGGGTGAAGCGGAAGATGTTGTCCACGAAGAGGAGCACGTCCTGCCCGCCCTCGTCGCGGAAGTACTCGGCGACGGTGAGCGCGGTCAGCGCGACCCGGGCGCGGGCGCCCGGCGGCTCGTTCATCTGGCCGTAGACCAGGGCGGCCTTGGACTTCTTGGTGTCGCCCGGCGTGATGACGCCCGCGTCGGCCATCTCGTGCCAGAGGTCGTTGCCCTCACGGGTCCGCTCGCCCACGCCGGCGAAGACCGAGTAGCCGCCGTGCTTCAGGGCGACGTTGTTGATCAGCTCCATGATGAGCACGGTCTTGCCCACGCCGGCGCCGCCGAAGAGGCCGATCTTGCCGCCCTGGGCGTAGGGGGCCAGCAGATCGACGACCTTGATGCCGGTCTCGAAGGCGCGGGTCTCCACGTCCTGGTCGGTGAACTTCGGCGCCGGGCGGTGGATGGGCCAGTGGTCCTTCGCCTCGACGGGGCCGAGTTCGTCCACGGGCTCGCCGACGACGTTGATGATCCGGCCGAGGGTGGCGTCACCCACGGGGGTCTTGATCGGGGCGCCGGTGTCGAGGACGGGCTGGCCGCGGCCGAGGCCCTCGGTGGAGTCCATCGCCACGGTGCGGACGGTGTCCTCGCCGAGGTGCTGGGCGACCTCGAGGACGAGGTTCCACTCGTCATCGGAGACGGCCGCGTTGGTCACCTTGAGGGCGGTGTAGATCTCGGGGAGGTTGCCGGTGGGGAAGGCGACGTCGACGACGGGTCCCATCACCTGGGTGATCTTGCCGGTAGCAGATGCCATGTCGTTTCTTTCCTACTTGAGGGCTTCGGCGCCCGAGACGATCTCCATCAGCTCCTTGGTGATGGCGGCCTGGCGCGTGCGGTTCGCGATGAGGGTGAGCCGGTCGATCATGTCGCCGGCGTTTCGGGTGGCGCTGTCCATGGCGCTCATGCGGGCGCCCTGCTCGGAGGCGACCGACTCGAGGAGCGCCCGCCAGACCTGGGTGGTCAGGTAGGCCGGCACCAGGCGCGTCAGGACGTCGTCCTGGCTGGGCTCGAAGAGGAAGTCGACGCCCTGGGGCACGTCCTCCACCTCCCTCGCCTCGGGCGGCTCGATGGGCAGCAGCTGCAGCAGGGTGACCTCCTGGGAGATCACCGACTGGAACTTGTTGTAGAGCAGGAAGACCGCGTCGAGCTCACCAGCCAGGAAGCGGCTGGAGAGATCCTCGGCGAGGTGGTGAGCGCGGGGGTAGCGGACGTCACCGAGGAGGTCCGAGTGGTACTTCCCGTGGGTGAAGCCCTTGCGCCGCTTGAGGAAGTCGTTCCCCTTGCGGCCGACCACCGAGATGCGGATCTCGTCGTAGTCGCGCTGGTGCTCCGCGACGAAGCGCATGGCCCGCCGCTGGATGTTCGAGTTGAAGCCGCCGCAGAGGCCGCGGTCGGAGCTGAGGACGAGGACCTCGGCCACCCGCACCCGCTCCCGCCGCTGCAGGAGGGGGTGGGCCGGGCCGTCGCCGCCCTCGTTCGCTCCGGCCAGGTTCCCCAGCAGGGTCTCCAGGCGGTCGGCGTAGGGCCGCGCCTGGGTGATCGCGTCCTGGGCCCGCCGCAGCTTGGAGGCCGCGACCATCTTCATGGCCTGGGTGATCTGCTGGGTGCTCTTGACCGAAGCGATGCGCTTGCGGATGTCCTTGAGGTTCGCCATGACCTAGGCCGCGTCGGCCGCCTCGAACTGGAAGACGTCGGCGAACTCGGTGAGCATCTTCTGCAGGCCCTTCTCGATCTCGTCGTCGATGGCCTTCTTCAGGGCGATCTGCTTGGCGACCTCGGGGTGCCGTGCCTCGACGAACTCGAGGAGCTCGGTCATGTAGCGGGGCACCTCGGCGACCGGCACCTTGCGGATCCAGTTGACGCCCTCGGCGTTCCGGGTGGTCGCCGCGTAGAGCTGGATGATCTGCAGCTCGACGGGCATCGGCACGTACTGGCCCTGCTTCAACACCTCCACCAGGCGCTCGCCTCTGGCGAGCGCCTCCTGCGTGGCCTTGTCGAGGTCGGAGCCGAACTGGGCGAAGGCCGCCAGCTCGCGGTACT harbors:
- the atpD gene encoding F0F1 ATP synthase subunit beta; translated protein: MASATGKITQVMGPVVDVAFPTGNLPEIYTALKVTNAAVSDDEWNLVLEVAQHLGEDTVRTVAMDSTEGLGRGQPVLDTGAPIKTPVGDATLGRIINVVGEPVDELGPVEAKDHWPIHRPAPKFTDQDVETRAFETGIKVVDLLAPYAQGGKIGLFGGAGVGKTVLIMELINNVALKHGGYSVFAGVGERTREGNDLWHEMADAGVITPGDTKKSKAALVYGQMNEPPGARARVALTALTVAEYFRDEGGQDVLLFVDNIFRFTQAGSEVSALLGRIPSAVGYQPTLSTEMGELQERITTTQKGSITSVQAIYVPADDLTDPAPATTFAHLDATTVLSRSIAELGIYPAVDPLDSNSRILDPQVVGEEHYAVARQVQSILQRYKELQDIIAILGMDELSEEDKLIVARARKLQKFLSQPFHVAETFTGFPGKYVELADTIRGFKEIAEGKHDDLPEQAFYMVGGIDEAIKKAEELAAAA
- the atpG gene encoding ATP synthase F1 subunit gamma produces the protein MANLKDIRKRIASVKSTQQITQAMKMVAASKLRRAQDAITQARPYADRLETLLGNLAGANEGGDGPAHPLLQRRERVRVAEVLVLSSDRGLCGGFNSNIQRRAMRFVAEHQRDYDEIRISVVGRKGNDFLKRRKGFTHGKYHSDLLGDVRYPRAHHLAEDLSSRFLAGELDAVFLLYNKFQSVISQEVTLLQLLPIEPPEAREVEDVPQGVDFLFEPSQDDVLTRLVPAYLTTQVWRALLESVASEQGARMSAMDSATRNAGDMIDRLTLIANRTRQAAITKELMEIVSGAEALK